GCCGGGCGCGGGTTCGCGCGAGTTACGCGCCTTCGCAGGCTTCGGGGTTCCACTGGCCTTTGCGCATGCGCGTGATCGTGACGCTCGAGAACACCCCGTTCTTCGTGAACGGATCGCCGTCGGAGAACGCTTTCGCCTTGTCGCGGCTGTCGACGTTGACCACGAAGAGGCTGCCGATCGCTTCCTTGCCGTCGTCGGTCTGCGTCGCGCCGGCGAGCACGAGGATCCCTTTCTGGCTCTGGAGATACGCGCGGTGCGGCAGGAGGTGCTCCTCGCGGATCGCGGCGGTGTTCGGTTTGTCGGTACAGGTGATGGCCCAAAGCATGGTTCTTCTCCCAGTTGTGATGCAGGCGGGGCGCCTGCGCTACTCGATCCTGATGTGCGCGTCTTTGACGACGCGCTTCCATTTCGCGATCTCGCTCGCGAGGAACTTGCGGAACTCCTCCGGCGGCATGCCGCCCACTTCCGAGCTCTCCGCGGCGAGCTTGGTCTTGAGCTCCGGCGAGTTGAGCGCTTTCACGATCTCGGTGTACAGGCGCTGCACGATGGGCGCCGGCGTCTTCAGAGGCGCGACCACGCCCTGCCACGAGGTCGCTTCGAAACCGGGGAGCGTCTGCGCGATCGGCGGCGCGTCGGGCCACGAGGCGACCGGCTTGGCGCTCGTCACGCCGAGGATGCGCAGCTTGCCCGCTTTCGCGTGTCCCAGCGAGACCGAAGGCTGCGCGAGCGTGCTCTGCACCTGGCCGCCGAGGAGCTCGGTCATCGATTGCGCGGCGCCTTTGTACGGCACGTGGACCATGTCGAGCTTGGCGGTGACGCGGAAGAGCTCGTACGCGAGATGGGCGCCGCCGCCGGTGCCCGAGCTCGCGTAGTTGAGCTGGCCCGGCTTCGCGCGTGCGAGCGCGATGAATTCCTTGACGCTCTTCGCCGGCACCGCGGGATGCACGACCAGGAAGTACGGGTTGTGCGAGGTCATGGTGATCGGCGCGAAATCGCGCAGCGGGTCGTACGGCAGCTTCGCGTGCGTCGCGGGATTGGTGCCGAGCGTGCTGATCGTGCCGAAGAAGATCGTGTAGCCGTCGGGCGGCGCCTCCTTCGCCATGGTCGCGGCGATGATGCCTCCGCCGCCGGCGCGGTTGTCGATGATCATCTGCTGGCCGAACGCGTCGGAGAGCTTCTGCGCGAGCGAGCGCGCCATCATGTCGGTGGCACCGCCCGGCACGAAGCCGACGATGCCGCGGATGGGTTTGACGGGATACGGGGCTTGCGCGGCGGCGCCGGCCGCGGCGAGCGCAAGCGCCGCTGCGGCGGCAATACGAAACATCATGCTGAATCCTCGGAGTGAAGCGGGGATTCTAGCGGCTTAACGGCGTGTTTAACCGCCAGGGACGCAAAGGACGCAAAGGAAAACCAAGAACGTCATCCCCGCGCGGGCGCGGGATCCATGTTGACGTTTTCGCAAAGTTCAAAATGGATTCCCGATCACCCCCGCTATCGCGGGTCGGGAATGACGAAAAAGAACGTCATCCCCGCGCAGGCGGGGATCCATCTTGACGTTGAAGCAAAGTTCAAAATGGATTCCCGATCCCCTCCGCCATCGCGGGTCGGGAATGACGAAAAAGAACGTCATCCCCGCGCGGGCGCGGGATCCATGTTGACGTTGAAGCGCAGCCTCGAATGGATTCCCGATCACCTCCGCTATCGCGGGTCGGGAATGACGATTTTTTCGCCTTTCCTCTGCGCGCCTCTGCGCGCCTCTGTGCGCCTCTGTGCGCCTCTGCGTTTAAACACGCCTTTACTTTGCGTCCTTTGCGTCCTTGGCGGTCAATCGCTTTTAAGGGCCGCCCGGATCTGCTCGAGCGCCGAGGGGTCTTCGATCGTGGTGAGGTCGCCCGGGTCGCGGCCTTCGGCGAGGGCCTGGATGGAGCGGCGCAGGAGCTTGCCCGAGCGCGTCTTGGGCAGCAGCGACACGAAGTGCACGCGCGACGGGCGGCCGAGCGCGCCGAGCTGGCGGTCGACCGCCTGCATCACCGCCTGTTCTTCGAGCGCCCTCGCGCGATCGTCGGTGATGCGGCTCGTGTCCTTCAGCACCGCGAACGCGAGCGGCATCTGGCCTTTCACCGGATCGGCGACGCCCACCACCGCGACCTCGGCGACGTTGGCGTGGCTCTGCACCGCTTCCTCGATCTCGCGCGTGCCGAGCCGGTGGCCGGCGACGTTGATCACGTCGTCGGTGCGGCCGAGGATGTAGTGATAGCCGTCGTCATCGCGTATGCCCCAGTCGAACGTCGAGTACACCTGCCTGTCGCGGAAGCTCGTGAAATAGGTGTTGACGAAGCGCTCGTCATCGCCCCACACCGTCGTCATGCAGCCCGGCGGCAGCGGCGGAAAGATCGCGACCACGCCTTTCTCGTTCGGCGCGGCTTCGGCGGCGTCGGACTCGCGCAATAGCTTCAGATCGTAGCCGTAGACCGTGAAGCCGGGGCTGCCGAAGCGGATCGGCGTCTTCTCCACGCCGTGCACCGCCGAGAGGATCGGCCAGCCGGTCTCGGTCTGCCAGTAGTGGTCGATCACCGGCTTGCCGATCGCATCAGCCATCCAGCGGTGCGTCGGCTCGTCGAGCGGCTCGCCGGCGAGGAAGAGCGTGCGCAGGGTGGATAAATCGTGACGCTTGAGCAGCGCTGGATCCTGTTTCTTCAGCACGCGCGCCGCGGTCGGCGAGGAGAACATGACGTGCACTTTCTTCTCTTCGACGATCTTCCACCAGATCGCGCCGTCGGGCCTGATCGGCAGCCCTTCGTACATCACCGTCGTCGCCCCCGCGATCAGCGGCCCGTAGACGATATACGAATGCCCCACCACCCAGCCGATGTCGGAGGTGGTGAACATCGTCTCTCCGGCTTCGACGCCGTAGATGCGCTTCATCGAGCTCGCCAGCGCGACGGCGTACCCGCCGGTGTCGCGCTGCACGCCTTTCGGTTTGCCGGTCGTGCCCGAGGTGTAGAGGATGTACGACGGCTCGCTCGATTCCAGCCACTCCACCGGCACCTCGGCGTTTCCGTGGCGCGCGCGCAAGCTCGCGTAATCGAGATCGCGTCCTTCGACGCGCGGCATGTCCCTGTCGATGCCGCGATCGACGATGATCACTTTGGAAGGCGGCGCTTTGGAGAGCCGTATCGCCTCGTCCACCAGATGCTTGTAGGGGATCGCGCGCCCGCCGCGCATGCCCGCGTCGGAGGTGACCATCACCTTCGGCCGCGCGTCGTCGATGCGCGTCGCGAGGCTCGCGGCCGCGAAGCCGCCGAACACCACCGAGTGGATCGCGCCGATGCGCGCGCAGGCGAGCATCGCGAACACCGCCTCGGGGATCATCGGCATGTAGACGAGCACGCGGTCGCCGCGCGCGACACCCTGCTCGCGCAGCACCGCGGCGAAGGCGTTCACCTCGCGGTGCAGCTCGGCGTAGGTGTAGCTCGATTCGGTGTCGGTCTCGGTCGAGACGTAGACGAGCGCGGGCTGCGAGGCGCGCTGCGCGAGATGGCGGTCGACCGCGTTGTGGCACAGATTCGTTTCTCCGCCGACGAACCAGCGCGCGAAAGGCGGCCGGCTGTAGTCGAGCACCGTGTCGAAAGGCTGATGCCAGTCGACGAGCTTCGCTTCCTCGCGCCAGAAGCCTTCGCGCTGGTCGATGGAACGGCGATGGAAATCCGCGTACGTGCCCATGCAGCAGCCTCCTCCAGGCTTACAACGCTACGACAGCCCTGCCTCTCGCCCCGCCCTTGACCAGCTTGTCGAATTGCGGCGGCAGCTCGTCGAGCCCGATGCGATACGCGATCGAATCGAGGTGCCGCGGCTTGAGATCGCCCGCCAGGCGCTGCCAGACTTTGGTTCGCAGCGGCATCGGCGTCGCCGCCGAATCCACGCCGAGCAGCCGCACACCGCGCAGGATGAAGGGCAGCACCGTGGTCTTGAATTCGATGCCGCCGGCGTTGCCGAAGCTTGCGATCAGCCCGTGCTGGTGCATGGTGCGCGTAAGCCAGCCGAGCTGGTCGCCGCCGACCGAATCGAACGCGGCGTGCCACAGCGGTTTTTCCAGCGGCCGCGAGCCCAGGTCGAGCGACTGGCGCGCGACGATGTCGCGCGCGCCGAGCTCTTTCAGGAACCCGTGCTCCGAGTCCTTGCCGGTGACCGCGGTCACGTCGTAGCCTTTGGCCGCGAGCATGTCGATCGCGAGCGTCGCGACGCCGCCGGTTGCGCCGTTCACGAGCACCTTGCCTTTGGAAGGCGTAAGCCCGTTCAGCTCGAGCAGCTCGAACGCGAGGCCCGCGGTGTAGCCCGCGGTGCCCAGCGCCATCGCTTCGTACGTCGTGAGGCCCGAGGGCAGCGGCACGACCCAGTCGGCCGGGACCCGGCAGTACTCGGCGTAGCCCCCGTCGTGCGCGACGCCCATGTCGTAGCTCGTGCAGATCACCTCGTCGCCGGCCTTGAAGCGCGCGTGGGTCGATGACACGACCGTGCCCGCGGCGTCGATGCCGCCGGTCAGCGGGTACTTGCGGATGATCTTGCCGCCGGTGCCGGTGCCGGCCAGCGCGTCCTTGTAGTTGACGCTCGAGTACGCCGTCTTGAAGACCACTTCGCCCTGGGAATAATCATCGAGCGACGCATCGACGATCCGTCCGGCGATCCTGTTGTCTTCGTTGAAAACGCGGAATGCTTTGAACGGGTTCATGCTCTCCTCCGATGCGAACCTCAATACTACCCGTTCACCGGGGCACGTTGACCTACCTTGAAAGGCGTTTTTTACCGCAGAGGACGCAGAGGCGCGCAGCGGAAGACGAACGAGAGCCGTCATTCCCGACCCGCGTTAGCGGAGGAGATCGGGAATCCATTTTGGCGTTTGACGGTTTGAAAATGGATTCCCGCTTGCGCGGGAATGACGGCGCAACCCCGCCGCCTTTGCCTTTCCTCTGCGCGCCGCCGTGCGCCTCTGCGTCTAGAAGCGCTTTTCCTCGAGGCGGCGCTTATTGGAGATGGGGCTGCGAGAGGTAGTCCCTGGTCTGCATCTCGGTGAGCCGGCTCACCAGGCGTTCCTTGAGCGACGCGTTGAGGTTCGCGAGGAACTTGTCGCCTTCGTCCGCATCCATGACCAGCTCTTCCGCGGGCGCGGCCGCCGACACGACGAGCTTGACTCGGCGGTCGTAGAACTCGTCGATCATCCACACGAAGCGCCGCAGCTTGTCGGCGTCGCGCGCGCCGAAGCGCGGCAGGTTGGACACGAGCACGGTGTGATAGCGGCGGCTAAGCTCGATGTAATCGGGCTTGCCGCGCGGCCCTTCGCACAGCTCGGCGAAATCGAACCAGATCACGCCCGGCGCGTGCCGGCGGGGGCGCATCGTGCGGCCCTCCACCTCGATCCCGGTCGACTCGCCCGGCTCGCTCGCGATGCTCGCGAACGCACGCTCCAGCGCGGTGTCGGCGCCCTGCTCGACGTGGTAGATGCCCGCCCTCTCGAGCTCGCGCAGCCGGTAGTCGGTCCCGGTGTCGACGTTGACCACGTCGAGGTTCTGCTTGATGAGATCGATCGCCGGCAAAAACTGGTTGCGCTGCAACCCGTGCAGATAGAGCGAGTCGGGCTCGAAGTTCGACGTGGTGACGATCACCACGCCCTGCTCGAAGAACGCCTCGAGCAGGCGCTTCATCACCATCGCGTCGGTGATGTCGGTGATGTGGAACTCGTCGAGGCACAGCAGCCGCGCTTCCTTCGCCCAGTCGCGCGCGATCGCCGCCAGCGGCTCGGCCTGCCCCGTCCTGGCGTGCAGCTCGCGGTGCACCTGCTGCATGAAGCGGTGGAAGTGGATGCGCTGCTTGCGGCGCACGGGCGCCGCCGCGTAGAAGCTGTCCATGAGGAAGCTTTTTCCCCGGCCGACGCCGCCCCACAGGTAGAGGCCGCGCACGACGCGTTTGCGCGCGAGCAGGCGGATCAGCGAGGCTTCGAGCCGCTCCAGCCCGATCAGGTCCTCGCAGAGGCGCTCGAAGTGGTCGACCGCGCGCTCCTGCGCCGCGTCGAGCGCGAAGCCGTGCTCGCGGGCGTGCTCGCGGATCCAGTCGCGGAAGTCTGCGGGAGCGGCCACGGGGCCGTCCCTAGAAGTTCAGCGTCCGGTTGTCCACCGCCAGCGCCGCTTCTTTCGTCGCTTCGGACAGCGACGGGTGGGCGTGGCAGATCATCGCGATGTCTTCGGAGGACGCGCCGAACTCCATCGCGACGACCGCTTCGGAGATGAGCTCCGAGGCCATCGGGCCGATGACGTGCACGCCGAGGATGCGGTCGGTCTTGGCGTCCGCGATCATCTTCACGAAACCGGTGGTGTCGCCCAGCGCCCGCGCGCGGCCGTTCGCCATGAACGGGAAGCTGCCGGTGCGATAGTCCACACCCTCGGCCTTGAGCTGCTGCTCGGTCTTGCCGACCCACGCGATCTCGGGGCTGGTGTAGATCACCCACGGCACGGTGTTGAAGTCGACGTGGCCGTACTGGCCCGCGATGCGCTGTGCGACCGCGACGCCCTCTTCTTCGGCCTTGTGCGCGAGCATGGGGCCGCGCACCACGTCGCCGATCGCCCAGACGTTGTCGAGATTGGTGCGGCAATGGTCGTCGACCGCGACGAAGCCGCGCTCGTCGAGGGTGAGGCCCACCGCCTCGGCGTTGAGGCCCTCGGTATTCGGCACGCGGCCGATCGACACGATGAGCTTGTCGAACGTCGCCGACCGGTCCTTGCCCGAGCTGTCGGTGTACTCGACCTTCACGTTCTTCTTGGCCGTGACCCTGGTGACCTTCACGCCGAGCTCGATCGCGAGACCCTGCTTCTTGAAGGCCTTCGCCGCTTCCTTGGCGACGGCTTCGTCGGCGGCGCCGAGGAACGTGGGCAACGCTTCGAGGATCTGCACCTCGGACCCGAGGCGGCGCCACACGCTGCCCATCTCGAGCCCGATGACGCCGGCGCCGATCACGCCCAGCTTCTTCGGCACTTCCGGGATCGCCAGCGCCCCCGCGTTGTCGAGGACGAGGTCGTTGTCGAACGGCGTGCCCGGCAGCGCGCGCGGGTTGGAGCCCGTCGCGACGATCACGTGCCTGGCGGTGATGGTCTCTTCCTTGGCGCCCGCGACCGCGACCTGGTAGCCGTTCTCGTCCGAGCCCGCGAAGCTGCCGCGGCCGTGGAAGAACGTCACCTTGTTCTTCTTGAAGAGATAGAGGATGCCGTCGTTGTTCTGCCTGACGACCTTGTCCTTCCTCTTGAGCATCGTCGCCACGTCGATCTCAAGCCCCTTCACCTGGATGCCGTGATCGGCGAAGGCATGGCCGGCGTGCTCGTAGTTCTCGGAGGATTGCAACAGCGCTTTCGAGGGTATGCAGCCGACGTTGGTACACGTGCCGCCCGGCGCGGGCTTGCCGTCGCCGGTCTTCCATTCGTCGATGCACGCGGCGCTGAGGCCGAGCTGAGCCGCGCGGATCGCGGCAATGTAGCCGCCGGGGCCTGCCCCGATGACCACTACGTCGAAATTTTTGTTCATGAGTGACTATCGGGTGAAACGTGAAATGTGAAACGTGAAGGGTGAGAACCCGGGACGGTCCGTTTCACGTTTCACGTTTCACTAGATCTCGAGAAGAATGCGAGACGGGTCTTCCAACGCGTCTTTCATGGCGACGAGAGAAAGCACCGCTTCGCGGCCGTCGATGATGCGGTGGTCGTAGGAGAGCGCGAGATAGTTCATCGGACGCACCACGACTTGTCCGTTCTCGACGACTGCGCGCTCCTTGGTCGCGTGCACGCCGAGGATGGCGCTCTGCGGCGGGTTGATGATCGGCGTGGAGAGCATCGAGCCGAACACGCCGCCGTTGGAGATCGAGAACGTGCCGCCGGTGAGCTCCTCGAGGGTGAGCTTGCCTTCCTGCGCGCGCTTGCCGAAGTCGGCGATCGTCTTCTCGATGTCGGCGAGGCTCATCTGGTCCGCGTTGCGGATGACCGGGACGACCAGGCCGCGCGGGCTGCCCACCGCGACGCCGATGTCGTAATAGCCGTGGTAGACGATGTCGTTGCCGTCGACCGAGGCGTTGACGACCGGGTACTTCTTCAGCGCGTAGACCGCGGCCTTGACGAAGAACGACGTGAAGCCCAGCCGCACGCCGTGCTCTTTCTCGAAGCGGTCCTGGTATTTCTTGCGCAGGTCCAGGACCGGCTGCATGTTCACTTCGTTGAACGTCGTGAGGATCGCGGCGGTGGCCTGCGACTGGAGCAGGCGCTCGGCGATCCGCGCGCGGAGGCGCGACATCGGCACCCGCTGCTCGGGACGATCGCCCAGCTGGCCGATGTCGACCGTCGGCGCGGGTGCGCGCGCGGGCGTCGGCGCGGGCGCGGAAGGCGCTTTGGCCTGAGCGGGCTGCTGCTGAGCAGGCGCTTGCGCGGCCTGGAGCACGTCGCCCTTGGTGACGCGGCCGCCGCGGCCGGTGCCGGCGATGGTCGAGGTGTCGACCTGCTTCTCCGCCGCGTGCTTCTGCGCGGCGGGCATGGCCGGCGCGCCCTCTTTCTTCGCGGAGCCTTTCGTCTCGGGCGCGGCCGCCTTGGCCGCCGGGGCGGCCGCGGCCTTGCCGCCGTCACCCGCGGCAGCCGCCGCCTTGGCTTCGGTGTCGATCTGCGCGATCACCTCGTTGCTCGCGACCGTTCCGCCGTCGCCCTTGATGATCTTCACCAGCACGCCCGCCTGCGGCGCGGGCGTCTCGAGCACGACCTTGTCGGTCTCGATGTCGACCAGGTTCTCGTCGCGGTTCACGAACTCGCCCGGCTGCTTGTGCCAGGAGAGCAGCGTCGCCTCGGCGACCGACTCCGAAAGCTGCGGGACTTTGACTTCCACTAGCATTACAAACTCCGTTTAGTAGTCTTCGCCTGCAAGCAGCGGGCGCGGCGCCACGGCGCGCGGCTCGGAGCCGGCGGAGAGCGTCAGGGCCATCTCGACGAGCGCCTTCTGCTGCTCGTCGTGCAGCTGCTTGTAGCCCGCCGCGGGCGAAGCCGAGGAATCCCGGCCGGCGTAGTAGAGCTTCTGATGCGGAAGCAGGTGGCGCAGCAGGTAGTGCTGGATACGGTGCCACGCGCCCTGGTTCCTCGGCTCCTCCTGACACCACACGATCTCCGTCGCGTCCTTGTAACGTTCGAGAAAGGCCTGCATGTCGTCGTGCGGGAACGGATAGAGCTGCGCGATCCGCACCAGCGGCAGGTCCTTGATGCCCTTCGCCTTGCGCCCCGCGCGCAGGTCGTACCACACCTTGCCGCTGCAGAACACGACGCGCTGGACCTTGGACGCGTCGATGTCCTTGGCGTCCCAGTCCTCGTTGATCGGACGGAACTTGTCGGTCGCGAACTCTTCCAGCGGCGACACCGACTCCTTGTGGCGCAGCAGGCTCTTGGGCGTGAAGATGATGAGCGGCTTGCGATACGGGCGGACCATCTGACGGCGCAGCAGGAAGTAGAGCTGCACCGGGGTCGCCGGCACGCAGACCTGCATGTTGTAGTCCGCGCTGAGCTGGAGGTAGCGCTCGATGCGGGCCGAGGAGTGCTCGGGGCCCTGCCCTTCGTAGCCGTGCGGCAGCATCAGCGTGAGCCCGCACATGCGGCCCCACTTCACCTCGCCGGAGGCGATGAACTGGTCGATGACGACCTGCGCGCCGTTGGCGAAGTCGCCGAACTGCGCTTCCCAGATCACGAGCTCGTTGGGGCTCGACGTCGCATAGCCGTACTCGAAGCCGAGCACGGCCTCTTCCGACAGCAGCGAGTCGATGACGACGAAGTCCGCCTTGTCGGACACGTGCTGGAGCGGGATGTAGGCGCCCTGGTCCCAGCGCTCGCGGCTCTGGTCGTGCAGCACCGCGTGGCGGTGGAAGAACGTGCCGCGCCCGCTGTCCTGGCCCGAGAGGCGGATCGGGTAGCCTTCGTCGAGCAGCGACGCGAACGCGAGGTGCTCGGCCATGCCCCAGTCCAGCGGCAGCTCGCCTTTCGCCATCGCGCGCCGGTCTTCCATGATCTTCTGCACGCGCGGGTGCAGCTTGAAGTTGTCGGGGACGGTGGTGATCTTCTCCGCCAGCGCCTTGAGCTTGTCGAGCGGGACCGGCGCGTCTTCGCTGTCGGTCCACTTGCCGCCCTTGTACTTGCTCCAGTCGATCTCGAACGGCGGCTTGTAGTTCTGGAGGATCGTCTTGTTGGTGTGGTAGCCCTGGTCGAGCGCCTTCCTGAACGTGGCGATCATCTCGTCGGCCTCGCCTTCCTTGACGACGCCTTCGCGCTCGAGCCTGTCGGCGTACAGCTTGCGCGTGGTGGGCAGCTTCTGGATGCGCTTGTACATGAGCGGCTGCGTCACCATCGGCTCGTCCTGCTCGTTGTGGCCCAGGCGGCGGTAGCACACCACGTCGATCACCGCGTCCTTGTGGAACTGCATGCGGTAGTCGAGCGCGATCTCGGTCACGAGGCAGACCGCCTCGGGATCGTCGCCGTTGACGTGGAAGATCGGCACTTCGAGCATCTTGGCGACGTCGGTGCAGTACAGCGTCGAGCGGATGTCGCGGATATCGGACGTCGTGAAACCGATCTGGTTGTTGACGACGATGTGCATCGTGCCGCCGGTGCCGTAGCCGCGGGTCTGCGCGAGGTTCAGCGTCTCCTGCGTGATGCCCTGGCCCGCGAACGCGGCGTCGCCGTGCAGCAGCACCGGCAGCACCTGGTCGCCTTTGTAGTCCTTGCGGCGGTGCTGGCGGGCGCGCACCGAGCCCTCGACGACCGGGTTCACGATCTCCAGGTGCGACGGGTTGAACGCGAGCGTGACGTGCATCGGGCCGCCCGGCGTCATGATGTTCGACGAGAAGCCCATGTGGTACTTCACGTCGCCCGCGAGCAGCTCGTGATCGTCGTGCTTGCCTTCGAACTCGGCGAAGAGGTCCTTCGGCATCTTGCCCAGCGTGTTGACGAGCACGCCGAGGCGGCCGCGGTGCGCCATGCCGATCACCAACTCCTGCACGCCGGCTTTGCCGGCGCGCTGGAGCAACAAGTCGAGCTGCGCGATCACCGACTCGCCGCCCTCGCCCGAGAAGCGCTTCTGGCCGACGTAGCGCGTGTGGAGGTACTTCTCCAGCGTCTCGGCGGCGGTGAGGCGCTCGAGGATGTGCTTCTTGTACTCGGCGTCGTAACTCGGCCTGGCCTGCACCGACTCGATGCGCTCCTGCACCCAGCGGCGCTGCGCCATGTCGGTCATGTACATGTACTCGGCGCCGATCGTGCCGCAGTACGTGGTCTTCACGAAATCGAGGATCTCGGCGAGCGTCGCCTCGCGCTTCCACACCAGCGTGCCGGTGTTGAAGACGGTCTGCATGTCGGCCTCACCGAGGCCGTAGAACGCGGGATCGAGCTCCTGGATGTACGGCTTCTCGGCGCGGCCCAGCGGATCGACGTCGGCCATGCGCACGCCGAGCGTGCGATACGCGCTGATGAGCTGCAGCACGGCGAACTGCTTCTGCGAGAGTTGGCCGGTCTCGGCGGGCTTCGCGGCGGCACGGCGGCCGGTCTTGGCGAGGTCGATGAAGCGCTGCTCGACTTCCTCGCGCGAGACGTCCGCGGGACCGTCGTCGAGGCGCTGCAGCTCGTCGAAATAGCTGCGCCAGCGCGGCTCGACCGACTGCGGGTCCTTCAGATACCGCTCGTACAGGTCTTCGATGAAAGGCGCGTTGGAGCCGAAGAGGTACGAGTTGCCGAGGAATTCTTTCATCATGATGTCAACGCTCCAA
This genomic stretch from Burkholderiales bacterium harbors:
- a CDS encoding YciI family protein, which encodes MLWAITCTDKPNTAAIREEHLLPHRAYLQSQKGILVLAGATQTDDGKEAIGSLFVVNVDSRDKAKAFSDGDPFTKNGVFSSVTITRMRKGQWNPEACEGA
- the lpdA gene encoding dihydrolipoyl dehydrogenase encodes the protein MNKNFDVVVIGAGPGGYIAAIRAAQLGLSAACIDEWKTGDGKPAPGGTCTNVGCIPSKALLQSSENYEHAGHAFADHGIQVKGLEIDVATMLKRKDKVVRQNNDGILYLFKKNKVTFFHGRGSFAGSDENGYQVAVAGAKEETITARHVIVATGSNPRALPGTPFDNDLVLDNAGALAIPEVPKKLGVIGAGVIGLEMGSVWRRLGSEVQILEALPTFLGAADEAVAKEAAKAFKKQGLAIELGVKVTRVTAKKNVKVEYTDSSGKDRSATFDKLIVSIGRVPNTEGLNAEAVGLTLDERGFVAVDDHCRTNLDNVWAIGDVVRGPMLAHKAEEEGVAVAQRIAGQYGHVDFNTVPWVIYTSPEIAWVGKTEQQLKAEGVDYRTGSFPFMANGRARALGDTTGFVKMIADAKTDRILGVHVIGPMASELISEAVVAMEFGASSEDIAMICHAHPSLSEATKEAALAVDNRTLNF
- the zapE gene encoding cell division protein ZapE; this encodes MAAPADFRDWIREHAREHGFALDAAQERAVDHFERLCEDLIGLERLEASLIRLLARKRVVRGLYLWGGVGRGKSFLMDSFYAAAPVRRKQRIHFHRFMQQVHRELHARTGQAEPLAAIARDWAKEARLLCLDEFHITDITDAMVMKRLLEAFFEQGVVIVTTSNFEPDSLYLHGLQRNQFLPAIDLIKQNLDVVNVDTGTDYRLRELERAGIYHVEQGADTALERAFASIASEPGESTGIEVEGRTMRPRRHAPGVIWFDFAELCEGPRGKPDYIELSRRYHTVLVSNLPRFGARDADKLRRFVWMIDEFYDRRVKLVVSAAAPAEELVMDADEGDKFLANLNASLKERLVSRLTEMQTRDYLSQPHLQ
- a CDS encoding 2-oxoglutarate dehydrogenase E1 component, yielding MMKEFLGNSYLFGSNAPFIEDLYERYLKDPQSVEPRWRSYFDELQRLDDGPADVSREEVEQRFIDLAKTGRRAAAKPAETGQLSQKQFAVLQLISAYRTLGVRMADVDPLGRAEKPYIQELDPAFYGLGEADMQTVFNTGTLVWKREATLAEILDFVKTTYCGTIGAEYMYMTDMAQRRWVQERIESVQARPSYDAEYKKHILERLTAAETLEKYLHTRYVGQKRFSGEGGESVIAQLDLLLQRAGKAGVQELVIGMAHRGRLGVLVNTLGKMPKDLFAEFEGKHDDHELLAGDVKYHMGFSSNIMTPGGPMHVTLAFNPSHLEIVNPVVEGSVRARQHRRKDYKGDQVLPVLLHGDAAFAGQGITQETLNLAQTRGYGTGGTMHIVVNNQIGFTTSDIRDIRSTLYCTDVAKMLEVPIFHVNGDDPEAVCLVTEIALDYRMQFHKDAVIDVVCYRRLGHNEQDEPMVTQPLMYKRIQKLPTTRKLYADRLEREGVVKEGEADEMIATFRKALDQGYHTNKTILQNYKPPFEIDWSKYKGGKWTDSEDAPVPLDKLKALAEKITTVPDNFKLHPRVQKIMEDRRAMAKGELPLDWGMAEHLAFASLLDEGYPIRLSGQDSGRGTFFHRHAVLHDQSRERWDQGAYIPLQHVSDKADFVVIDSLLSEEAVLGFEYGYATSSPNELVIWEAQFGDFANGAQVVIDQFIASGEVKWGRMCGLTLMLPHGYEGQGPEHSSARIERYLQLSADYNMQVCVPATPVQLYFLLRRQMVRPYRKPLIIFTPKSLLRHKESVSPLEEFATDKFRPINEDWDAKDIDASKVQRVVFCSGKVWYDLRAGRKAKGIKDLPLVRIAQLYPFPHDDMQAFLERYKDATEIVWCQEEPRNQGAWHRIQHYLLRHLLPHQKLYYAGRDSSASPAAGYKQLHDEQQKALVEMALTLSAGSEPRAVAPRPLLAGEDY
- a CDS encoding propionate--CoA ligase, producing MGTYADFHRRSIDQREGFWREEAKLVDWHQPFDTVLDYSRPPFARWFVGGETNLCHNAVDRHLAQRASQPALVYVSTETDTESSYTYAELHREVNAFAAVLREQGVARGDRVLVYMPMIPEAVFAMLACARIGAIHSVVFGGFAAASLATRIDDARPKVMVTSDAGMRGGRAIPYKHLVDEAIRLSKAPPSKVIIVDRGIDRDMPRVEGRDLDYASLRARHGNAEVPVEWLESSEPSYILYTSGTTGKPKGVQRDTGGYAVALASSMKRIYGVEAGETMFTTSDIGWVVGHSYIVYGPLIAGATTVMYEGLPIRPDGAIWWKIVEEKKVHVMFSSPTAARVLKKQDPALLKRHDLSTLRTLFLAGEPLDEPTHRWMADAIGKPVIDHYWQTETGWPILSAVHGVEKTPIRFGSPGFTVYGYDLKLLRESDAAEAAPNEKGVVAIFPPLPPGCMTTVWGDDERFVNTYFTSFRDRQVYSTFDWGIRDDDGYHYILGRTDDVINVAGHRLGTREIEEAVQSHANVAEVAVVGVADPVKGQMPLAFAVLKDTSRITDDRARALEEQAVMQAVDRQLGALGRPSRVHFVSLLPKTRSGKLLRRSIQALAEGRDPGDLTTIEDPSALEQIRAALKSD
- a CDS encoding tripartite tricarboxylate transporter substrate binding protein; this encodes MMFRIAAAAALALAAAGAAAQAPYPVKPIRGIVGFVPGGATDMMARSLAQKLSDAFGQQMIIDNRAGGGGIIAATMAKEAPPDGYTIFFGTISTLGTNPATHAKLPYDPLRDFAPITMTSHNPYFLVVHPAVPAKSVKEFIALARAKPGQLNYASSGTGGGAHLAYELFRVTAKLDMVHVPYKGAAQSMTELLGGQVQSTLAQPSVSLGHAKAGKLRILGVTSAKPVASWPDAPPIAQTLPGFEATSWQGVVAPLKTPAPIVQRLYTEIVKALNSPELKTKLAAESSEVGGMPPEEFRKFLASEIAKWKRVVKDAHIRIE
- the odhB gene encoding 2-oxoglutarate dehydrogenase complex dihydrolipoyllysine-residue succinyltransferase, translating into MLVEVKVPQLSESVAEATLLSWHKQPGEFVNRDENLVDIETDKVVLETPAPQAGVLVKIIKGDGGTVASNEVIAQIDTEAKAAAAAGDGGKAAAAPAAKAAAPETKGSAKKEGAPAMPAAQKHAAEKQVDTSTIAGTGRGGRVTKGDVLQAAQAPAQQQPAQAKAPSAPAPTPARAPAPTVDIGQLGDRPEQRVPMSRLRARIAERLLQSQATAAILTTFNEVNMQPVLDLRKKYQDRFEKEHGVRLGFTSFFVKAAVYALKKYPVVNASVDGNDIVYHGYYDIGVAVGSPRGLVVPVIRNADQMSLADIEKTIADFGKRAQEGKLTLEELTGGTFSISNGGVFGSMLSTPIINPPQSAILGVHATKERAVVENGQVVVRPMNYLALSYDHRIIDGREAVLSLVAMKDALEDPSRILLEI
- a CDS encoding oxidoreductase; protein product: MNPFKAFRVFNEDNRIAGRIVDASLDDYSQGEVVFKTAYSSVNYKDALAGTGTGGKIIRKYPLTGGIDAAGTVVSSTHARFKAGDEVICTSYDMGVAHDGGYAEYCRVPADWVVPLPSGLTTYEAMALGTAGYTAGLAFELLELNGLTPSKGKVLVNGATGGVATLAIDMLAAKGYDVTAVTGKDSEHGFLKELGARDIVARQSLDLGSRPLEKPLWHAAFDSVGGDQLGWLTRTMHQHGLIASFGNAGGIEFKTTVLPFILRGVRLLGVDSAATPMPLRTKVWQRLAGDLKPRHLDSIAYRIGLDELPPQFDKLVKGGARGRAVVAL